Proteins from a single region of Deltaproteobacteria bacterium:
- the murA gene encoding UDP-N-acetylglucosamine 1-carboxyvinyltransferase, with amino-acid sequence MDKIVIQGGKQLNGEIAVSGSKNAALPILISSLLTAESCTYQSVPHLADIRTTLKLLSGLGAKSDHQAWLKGGDELILSADRIENFEAPYELVKTMRASFLVLGPLVARFGQARVSTPGGCAIGARPIDLHLKGLEALGATIEQTHGYIEAKAVKLRGAKIYLDLPSVGATENLMMAASLAEGTTIIENAAKEPEIEDLAKALNAMGAKVQGAGSDIIRIDGVASLHGVTHRIIPDRIEAGSFVIAAALTGGEVLVKGARAEHLDGFLIKLKEAGVALSADGQGIRVQGHGKIKSIDVKTLPYPGFPTDLQAQMMVLMAIADGVSVITETIFENRFMHAQELDRMGAQIKLEGNRAVVRGVRELSGAPVMASDLRASVALVLAGLVANGTTEISRVYHLDRGYEQIEKKLSQLGAQIARVAG; translated from the coding sequence GTGGATAAAATCGTCATACAGGGCGGCAAGCAACTCAACGGCGAGATCGCCGTCAGCGGTTCGAAGAACGCGGCGTTGCCGATTTTGATTTCGTCGTTGTTGACGGCGGAGTCTTGTACTTATCAAAGCGTGCCCCATCTCGCCGATATTCGCACGACGTTGAAATTGCTCTCCGGCCTCGGTGCTAAGAGCGATCATCAAGCCTGGCTCAAGGGTGGCGATGAATTGATTCTCTCGGCCGATCGCATCGAAAATTTCGAAGCGCCCTACGAACTGGTGAAAACCATGCGCGCGTCGTTTTTGGTTTTGGGACCGTTGGTGGCGCGTTTCGGTCAGGCGCGAGTGTCGACACCTGGCGGCTGCGCCATCGGCGCGCGTCCCATCGATCTACATTTAAAAGGACTCGAAGCGCTGGGCGCGACCATCGAGCAGACCCATGGTTACATCGAAGCCAAGGCGGTGAAACTGCGCGGCGCGAAAATATACCTCGATCTGCCATCGGTGGGCGCGACGGAAAACTTGATGATGGCGGCGAGTCTGGCCGAGGGCACGACGATCATCGAAAACGCCGCCAAGGAACCGGAGATCGAGGATTTGGCCAAGGCGCTCAACGCCATGGGCGCGAAAGTGCAGGGCGCCGGCAGCGATATCATTCGCATCGACGGCGTGGCGTCGTTGCACGGAGTTACGCATAGAATTATTCCCGATCGCATCGAAGCCGGCAGTTTCGTCATCGCCGCGGCGCTCACCGGCGGCGAAGTTTTGGTCAAAGGCGCGCGGGCGGAACATTTGGATGGGTTTTTGATCAAGCTCAAAGAAGCGGGTGTGGCGTTGAGCGCGGACGGTCAAGGTATTCGGGTCCAGGGCCACGGCAAAATAAAAAGCATCGACGTTAAAACGTTGCCCTATCCGGGATTTCCCACCGACCTGCAAGCGCAGATGATGGTGTTGATGGCGATTGCCGACGGTGTCAGCGTGATCACCGAAACGATTTTCGAAAACCGCTTCATGCACGCCCAGGAACTCGACCGCATGGGCGCGCAGATCAAGCTCGAAGGTAATCGCGCCGTGGTGCGTGGTGTGCGCGAGCTGTCCGGCGCGCCGGTGATGGCCAGCGATCTACGCGCCAGCGTCGCCTTGGTGCTCGCCGGGTTGGTGGCTAACGGGACCACAGAAATTTCCCGAGTTTATCATTTGGATCGCGGCTACGAACAAATTGAAAAAAAACTTTCGCAGCTCGGCGCGCAAATCGCCCGGGTGGCGGGTTAA
- the prmC gene encoding peptide chain release factor N(5)-glutamine methyltransferase: protein MDADVDAMDGLANIIDQPARYCLRDGLKRGVERLAAAGIDSPRLDAEVLLAHCLGLTREQLILRADSPMTSAAAAKFESLLRRRLEREPVAYIIGKQEFWSLEFAVTPDVLIPRPETERLVEVALVEAAKISSADSLRIADLGTGSGALAVSLATELPTAKFCATDVSFGALQIARANAERYRVAERIEFCPGDLFAALARQVLLFDLIVSNPPYVRRADLTTLAPEVRQEPSLALDGGADGYDFYRRIAAAAPAFLTGQGALIVEIGADQARAVENIFRATEYYRELELLQDYAGRDRVVLARVKQN, encoded by the coding sequence TTGGACGCAGATGTAGATGCCATGGATGGGCTTGCCAACATAATCGATCAACCGGCTCGCTACTGCCTACGCGACGGGCTGAAGCGCGGCGTCGAACGTTTAGCCGCCGCCGGGATCGACAGTCCACGGCTCGACGCCGAAGTTCTGCTGGCGCATTGTTTGGGCTTGACCCGAGAGCAGTTGATTCTCAGAGCTGATTCGCCAATGACTTCGGCGGCCGCGGCCAAATTCGAAAGCTTGTTGCGCCGCCGCTTAGAGCGAGAACCGGTCGCATACATCATTGGCAAGCAAGAATTTTGGTCCCTCGAATTCGCGGTCACGCCGGATGTTTTGATTCCCCGGCCGGAGACGGAACGCTTGGTTGAAGTCGCGCTAGTGGAAGCGGCGAAGATTTCGTCGGCTGATTCGCTGCGCATCGCCGATCTGGGCACTGGCAGCGGCGCGCTGGCCGTCAGTTTGGCAACTGAATTACCGACGGCAAAATTTTGCGCCACGGACGTTTCTTTCGGCGCTTTGCAAATCGCCCGCGCCAACGCTGAGCGCTATCGTGTGGCCGAGCGCATTGAATTTTGCCCCGGCGATTTGTTCGCCGCGCTGGCGCGGCAAGTTTTGCTTTTCGATTTGATCGTTAGCAATCCGCCCTACGTGCGGCGCGCTGATTTAACGACGCTGGCGCCGGAAGTTCGCCAAGAACCGTCGTTGGCGTTGGACGGCGGCGCCGACGGTTACGATTTTTACCGGCGTATCGCCGCCGCGGCGCCGGCGTTTCTAACTGGGCAGGGGGCGCTTATCGTCGAGATCGGCGCCGACCAGGCGCGCGCGGTGGAAAATATTTTTCGTGCGACTGAATATTATCGCGAGCTTGAATTGTTGCAAGATTACGCCGGCCGAGACCGAGTTGTCTTGGCGCGCGTCAAGCAGAATTGA